A section of the Elusimicrobiota bacterium genome encodes:
- a CDS encoding 3-oxoacyl-ACP synthase III, whose translation MRYKKVFLDAIGYELAPNVVASSALEERIAPVYRGLGMQAGQLEALTGIRERRWWDPGFKLSAGAVRAGRKALAAGGAAASDLGALIYAGVCREASEPATACAVAAGLGVRPDCAVYDISNACLGVMNGIFEVANAIELGAMRAGLVVSCESAREINDSMIASMLKDPSLDHFRLSMATLTGGSGAVGVLLTDGSFGNPGHRLLGGVLRTAPQHHGLCLWQRDSMSTDAAAVLKHGVGLGRGTWAALMTELGWTSAGVDRTICHQVGAPHRSQVLAELGMSEDKDFQTYESLGNMGTVSLPMTAAIAEEREFLRKGDKVAFLGIGSGLNCLMLGWEW comes from the coding sequence ATGCGCTACAAGAAGGTCTTCCTCGACGCCATCGGCTACGAGCTCGCGCCCAACGTGGTCGCCTCCTCGGCCTTGGAGGAGCGCATCGCCCCGGTCTACCGCGGTTTGGGCATGCAGGCGGGCCAGCTCGAAGCCCTGACCGGCATCCGCGAGCGGCGCTGGTGGGACCCCGGCTTCAAGCTCTCCGCAGGGGCGGTCCGGGCCGGGCGCAAGGCCTTGGCCGCGGGCGGCGCGGCGGCCTCGGACCTCGGCGCCCTCATCTACGCGGGCGTCTGCCGCGAGGCCAGCGAGCCGGCCACGGCCTGCGCCGTCGCGGCCGGGCTGGGCGTGCGGCCTGACTGCGCGGTCTACGACATCTCCAACGCCTGTCTGGGCGTGATGAACGGCATCTTCGAGGTCGCCAACGCCATAGAGCTCGGCGCGATGCGCGCCGGCCTGGTGGTGTCCTGCGAGTCCGCCCGCGAGATCAACGACAGCATGATCGCGAGCATGCTGAAAGACCCAAGCCTGGACCATTTCCGTCTATCCATGGCCACCTTGACCGGCGGCTCCGGAGCGGTGGGTGTGCTGCTCACCGACGGCTCCTTCGGCAATCCCGGGCACCGTCTGCTCGGAGGAGTCCTGCGCACGGCCCCCCAGCACCACGGCCTCTGCCTCTGGCAGCGCGATTCCATGTCCACGGACGCGGCCGCGGTGCTAAAGCACGGCGTGGGCCTGGGCCGCGGCACCTGGGCCGCTTTGATGACTGAGCTGGGCTGGACCTCGGCCGGGGTGGACCGGACCATCTGCCACCAGGTCGGGGCCCCGCACCGCAGCCAGGTCCTAGCCGAGCTCGGCATGTCCGAGGACAAGGATTTCCAGACCTACGAGTCCCTGGGCAACATGGGGACCGTGTCCTTGCCCATGACCGCGGCCATCGCCGAAGAGCGGGAGTTCCTGCGCAAGGGGG
- a CDS encoding FlgO family outer membrane protein translates to MKNMPRLAAILALLAFLAASASAEPLEKLARKLETGLKGQTVKQMAVLSFPYHDGTMSSGSTIVQERLTTFLVEGGKVQVVERSLLKKALEEMKLETSGLMDPQTTKELGKVLGVDAVLIGTLNDLSKKKTEINARIIQTETGKILTAGQASFSRTWTDEPRQISGGTTLPPVTGPVTPTTPANPPTGQYLGKALVQLAILLDTSNSMDGLISQAKNQLWHIVNEFGAAEKGGNNPTVQVALYEYGNDNLSAGEGYIRQVLPFTTDLDKVSEQLFALKTRGGQEYCGWVIRDAVNGLQWDPHADVYKAIFDAGNEPFTQGPVDFHESVAAAAKKGITVNTIFCGPRQEGVAMQWQAGAEAGGGDYANIDQGAQVVSVQAPQDAEIQRLSGQLNDTFIAYGSAGKKAQKRQEAMDNAAAAAPAAAGVATQRALAKGSAQYSQSAQDWDAVSAMESGKLTAGELRKEELPSEMQAMDAKERAAYIKRKAAERKDIQAKINRLNEERRKYVSAEEKKLAAQGASQTLGQAVIKTVRTQAAKKGFKFK, encoded by the coding sequence ATGAAGAACATGCCCAGACTCGCCGCCATCCTCGCCCTATTGGCATTCCTGGCCGCTTCCGCGTCGGCGGAGCCTCTTGAGAAGCTCGCCCGCAAGCTGGAGACCGGCCTGAAAGGCCAGACGGTCAAGCAGATGGCCGTGCTCAGCTTCCCCTATCACGACGGGACCATGAGCAGCGGCTCCACCATCGTGCAGGAGCGCTTGACCACATTCCTGGTCGAGGGCGGCAAGGTGCAGGTCGTGGAGCGCAGCCTGCTCAAGAAGGCGCTGGAGGAGATGAAGCTGGAGACCTCGGGCCTGATGGACCCGCAGACCACCAAGGAACTGGGCAAGGTCCTGGGCGTGGACGCGGTCTTGATCGGCACGCTCAACGACCTCTCCAAGAAGAAGACCGAGATCAACGCCCGCATCATCCAGACCGAGACCGGCAAGATCCTGACCGCGGGCCAGGCCAGCTTCTCGCGGACCTGGACGGACGAGCCGCGTCAGATATCAGGAGGAACCACCCTGCCGCCGGTGACAGGCCCGGTCACGCCCACGACCCCGGCCAACCCGCCGACGGGACAGTACCTCGGCAAGGCCTTGGTCCAGCTCGCCATCCTCCTCGACACCTCCAACAGCATGGACGGGCTCATCAGCCAGGCCAAGAACCAGCTCTGGCACATCGTCAACGAGTTCGGCGCGGCCGAGAAGGGCGGCAACAACCCCACCGTGCAGGTGGCGCTCTACGAGTACGGCAACGACAACCTCTCCGCGGGTGAGGGCTACATCCGCCAGGTCCTTCCTTTCACCACGGACCTGGACAAGGTCTCGGAGCAACTCTTCGCCCTCAAGACCCGCGGCGGCCAGGAGTACTGCGGCTGGGTCATCCGCGACGCGGTCAACGGCTTGCAATGGGACCCCCATGCCGACGTCTACAAAGCCATCTTCGACGCGGGCAACGAGCCCTTCACCCAGGGTCCGGTGGATTTCCACGAGTCGGTCGCGGCAGCGGCCAAAAAGGGCATCACGGTGAACACGATCTTCTGTGGGCCCCGGCAGGAAGGCGTGGCCATGCAGTGGCAGGCCGGGGCCGAGGCTGGGGGCGGCGACTACGCCAACATCGACCAGGGAGCCCAGGTGGTCTCCGTGCAGGCTCCCCAGGATGCGGAGATCCAGCGCCTTTCCGGCCAGCTCAACGACACCTTCATCGCTTACGGCTCGGCGGGAAAGAAGGCCCAAAAGCGCCAGGAGGCCATGGACAACGCCGCCGCCGCGGCCCCGGCCGCGGCCGGCGTGGCGACCCAGCGCGCCTTGGCCAAGGGCAGCGCCCAATACTCGCAGTCCGCGCAAGACTGGGATGCGGTCAGCGCCATGGAAAGCGGGAAGCTCACAGCAGGAGAACTGCGCAAGGAAGAGCTTCCCTCCGAGATGCAGGCCATGGACGCCAAGGAGAGGGCGGCCTACATTAAGAGAAAGGCTGCCGAGCGCAAAGACATCCAGGCCAAGATCAACCGCCTCAACGAGGAGCGGCGCAAGTACGTGTCCGCGGAGGAGAAGAAACTCGCGGCCCAGGGCGCCAGCCAGACCTTGGGCCAGGCCGTCATCAAGACGGTCCGCACCCAGGCCGCCAAGAAAGGCTTTAAGTTCAAATAG